In a genomic window of Thiosocius teredinicola:
- the mfd gene encoding transcription-repair coupling factor — MRKCADHSDRSDSVSVAVPPLPTSKSPLTHWGRCTGAAVGYAIAQAVGRADAPLLVITRDVQAATRLMEEVCFFLDDDTIEVLGFPDWETLPYDVFSPLPELISQRLLTLHRLRSLKRGVVVVPVATLMQRLLPAEYLDANSLLLDVGDELDLDAFRLRLEQAGYQCVSQVMSHGEFAVRGSLLDLFPMGSDQPYRIDLFDREIDSIRIFDPETQRTSEKIERISLLPAREFPVDEAAITRFRAAYRERIEGDPQRSLIYRGVSEGQFPGGIEYYLPLFFETTATLFDYLPASTTVVFEHRLTDDADHFFTGVGERYEQRRYDIERPLLTPDTLFVPPDALQERIDQRARIVYQAGSADCDNLDGPCHDLPTKPVPPVGIQAKAANPAGALQQVLTAADARVLFVAETAGRREALLETLRGYGIKPTYQESWHAFVGDDTSPCITVAGIESGLWLTDVGALVIPEALLLGERVKQRRRRKGQDADQIVRNLAELTIGAPVVHEEHGVGRFLGLQTIKAGGNTDEFLTLEYARGDKLYVPVASLNLISRYTGASPESAPLHRLGSDQWEKARKRAAEKVRDVAAELLDIYARREARQGTALAAPEDDYRKFAADFEFEETPDQDEAIRAIVADMTSSKPMDRVVCGDVGFGKTEVAMRAAFIAANAGKQVAVLVPTTLLAQQHYQNFSDRFADWPVKVESLSRFRSAKETNQVLKGLAEGRIDIVVGTHKLLGEGVKFKDLGLAIIDEEHRFGVRHKERLKALRAEVDILTLTATPIPRTLNMAMSGLRDLSIIATPPAARHPIKTFVSQWNDALVREACQREINRGGQVYLLHNEVSTIEKTALKVADLVPGARVEFAHGQMRERELERIMRDFYHQRFNILVCTTIVESGIDVPTANTIIIDRADKLGLAQLHQLRGRVGRSHHRAYAYLLAPPPKAMTPDARKRLEAIESLEELGAGFTLATHDLEIRGAGELLGDEQSGQIHEIGFNLYTEMLERAVQAIRAGRQPELDRPLDHGTEVDLHIPALLPDDYLPDVHIRLIQYKRIASAESVEELRELKVEMIDRFGLLPDQAKNLFDVTELKLHAQPYGVKKIEAGPNGGKFHFDAEPKFDPMQLITLIQTQPKTFKLDGADKLRFTADLADPAERVQAVKGLLDQLLGIQ; from the coding sequence ATGCGAAAATGCGCGGATCATTCCGACCGATCTGATTCAGTGAGCGTAGCAGTACCTCCCCTCCCTACAAGTAAATCGCCGTTGACTCATTGGGGCCGCTGCACCGGCGCCGCCGTTGGCTATGCGATCGCCCAGGCGGTCGGAAGGGCCGACGCGCCGCTTCTGGTGATCACCCGCGACGTGCAGGCCGCCACCCGGCTCATGGAAGAGGTCTGTTTCTTCCTCGACGACGACACCATCGAGGTGCTGGGATTTCCCGATTGGGAGACACTGCCCTACGATGTATTCTCGCCGCTGCCGGAGCTGATTTCGCAGCGGCTGCTGACGCTGCATCGTCTGCGCAGCCTCAAGCGCGGCGTCGTGGTGGTACCGGTCGCCACGTTGATGCAGCGCCTGCTGCCCGCCGAATACCTGGACGCCAACAGTCTGCTGCTGGACGTCGGCGATGAACTCGATCTCGACGCCTTTCGTCTGCGCCTCGAACAGGCAGGCTACCAATGTGTCTCGCAGGTGATGTCGCACGGTGAATTCGCCGTGCGCGGTTCCCTGCTCGACCTGTTCCCGATGGGCAGCGACCAGCCTTACCGCATCGACCTGTTCGACCGCGAGATCGACTCGATCCGGATCTTCGACCCGGAAACCCAGCGCACCAGCGAAAAGATCGAACGCATATCATTGTTGCCGGCGCGCGAGTTTCCGGTCGACGAGGCGGCGATCACCCGCTTTCGTGCCGCCTATCGCGAGCGCATCGAGGGCGATCCGCAACGCAGCCTGATCTATCGCGGCGTCAGCGAAGGCCAGTTTCCGGGCGGCATCGAGTACTACCTGCCGTTGTTCTTCGAAACCACGGCGACGCTGTTCGACTACCTGCCGGCGTCGACCACGGTCGTCTTCGAACACCGCCTGACGGACGACGCCGACCACTTCTTCACCGGCGTGGGCGAGCGTTACGAACAACGCCGCTATGACATCGAGCGCCCCTTGTTGACGCCCGACACGCTGTTTGTGCCGCCCGACGCGCTGCAGGAACGGATCGATCAGCGGGCACGCATCGTTTACCAGGCGGGCAGCGCCGATTGCGACAACCTCGACGGACCCTGCCACGATCTGCCGACCAAGCCGGTGCCGCCGGTCGGCATTCAGGCCAAGGCGGCCAATCCGGCCGGCGCCTTGCAACAAGTCCTCACCGCCGCGGATGCGCGGGTGCTGTTCGTCGCGGAGACGGCCGGTCGGCGCGAGGCACTGCTGGAGACGTTGCGCGGGTACGGCATCAAGCCGACCTATCAGGAAAGCTGGCATGCCTTCGTCGGCGACGACACATCGCCATGCATCACGGTCGCGGGGATCGAATCCGGCCTGTGGCTGACCGATGTCGGTGCCCTGGTCATCCCCGAGGCGCTGCTGCTCGGCGAACGCGTCAAGCAGCGGCGTCGGCGCAAAGGCCAGGATGCCGACCAGATCGTCCGCAACCTCGCGGAACTGACCATCGGTGCACCGGTAGTCCACGAAGAACACGGTGTCGGCCGGTTTCTCGGACTGCAGACGATCAAGGCGGGTGGCAATACCGATGAATTCCTGACGCTGGAATACGCCCGCGGCGACAAGCTGTATGTACCGGTCGCGTCGCTCAACCTGATCAGCCGCTACACCGGCGCATCGCCGGAGAGCGCGCCCCTGCATCGTCTGGGCAGCGATCAATGGGAGAAGGCACGCAAGCGGGCCGCCGAAAAGGTGCGCGACGTCGCCGCCGAACTGCTCGATATCTATGCGCGGCGCGAAGCGCGCCAGGGCACGGCCCTCGCCGCACCGGAAGACGATTACCGCAAGTTCGCGGCCGACTTCGAGTTTGAAGAGACCCCGGACCAGGATGAGGCAATTCGCGCCATCGTCGCCGATATGACGTCATCGAAACCGATGGACCGCGTCGTCTGCGGCGATGTCGGTTTCGGCAAGACCGAAGTGGCGATGCGCGCTGCCTTTATCGCCGCCAATGCCGGCAAGCAGGTGGCGGTGCTGGTGCCCACCACCCTGCTCGCGCAGCAGCACTATCAAAACTTCTCCGACCGCTTCGCCGACTGGCCGGTCAAGGTGGAGAGCCTGTCGCGTTTTCGTTCGGCCAAGGAAACCAACCAGGTGCTCAAGGGGCTTGCCGAGGGGCGCATCGACATCGTTGTCGGCACCCACAAGCTGCTCGGTGAAGGGGTCAAGTTCAAAGACCTGGGGCTGGCCATCATCGACGAGGAACACCGCTTCGGGGTCCGGCATAAAGAGCGGCTGAAAGCGCTGCGCGCCGAGGTCGACATCCTTACCCTGACCGCCACGCCGATTCCACGTACCTTGAACATGGCCATGTCGGGCCTGCGCGACCTGTCGATCATCGCCACGCCGCCGGCCGCGCGCCATCCAATCAAGACCTTCGTCAGCCAATGGAACGACGCCCTGGTGCGCGAGGCCTGTCAGCGCGAGATCAATCGCGGCGGCCAAGTGTACCTACTGCATAACGAGGTCTCGACGATCGAAAAGACCGCGCTCAAGGTCGCCGACCTTGTGCCCGGCGCACGCGTGGAGTTCGCGCACGGCCAGATGCGTGAACGCGAGCTTGAACGCATCATGCGCGACTTCTATCACCAGCGTTTCAACATACTGGTGTGTACGACCATCGTCGAAAGCGGCATCGACGTGCCGACCGCCAACACCATCATCATCGATCGCGCCGACAAGCTCGGATTGGCGCAGTTACATCAACTGCGCGGCCGGGTCGGTCGTTCGCACCACCGCGCCTACGCCTACCTGCTGGCGCCGCCGCCCAAGGCGATGACGCCGGATGCGCGCAAGCGTCTCGAGGCGATCGAGTCGCTCGAAGAACTGGGCGCCGGCTTTACCTTGGCAACACACGATCTGGAGATTCGCGGCGCCGGCGAACTGCTGGGCGATGAGCAGAGCGGCCAGATCCACGAGATCGGGTTCAACCTCTACACCGAGATGCTCGAGCGCGCGGTGCAGGCGATTCGCGCAGGCCGCCAGCCAGAGCTCGACCGTCCACTCGACCATGGCACCGAGGTCGATCTGCACATCCCGGCGTTGCTGCCCGACGACTATCTGCCCGACGTGCACATTCGCCTGATCCAATACAAACGGATCGCCTCCGCCGAATCGGTTGAAGAACTGCGCGAACTCAAGGTCGAGATGATCGACCGCTTTGGCCTGCTGCCTGACCAGGCGAAAAACCTGTTCGACGTCACCGAACTCAAGCTGCATGCGCAGCCTTACGGCGTCAAAAAGATCGAGGCAGGACCCAACGGCGGCAAGTTCCATTTCGACGCCGAACCCAAATTCGATCCGATGCAGCTGATCACCCTGATCCAAACCCAACCGAAAACGTTCAAGCTGGACGGCGCCGACAAGCTCAGGTTCACCGCCGACCTGGCGGACCCTGCTGAACGTGTGCAGGCCGTGAAGGGCCTGCTTGACCAATTGCTCGGGATACAGTGA
- a CDS encoding CsiV family protein, whose amino-acid sequence MKTIAHAVRRFSLFIVLFAATGATIAASYNIEMVVFERPGGGDNAYWPVNTTEPDQGKAVGNIADLKAGPQSLEPVAYTLRQKGMVILDHVSWYQDPRGRNSHDWYTVEGTRLNGLVRVTEGRDLHLDTDLVLRDAFSSRTYRVTQHRRLRTGELHYLDHPRLGIIVRAVKIEQSATSVNRDLDTGEPRPAEPRS is encoded by the coding sequence ATGAAAACGATCGCCCACGCCGTAAGGCGTTTTAGCTTATTTATTGTTCTGTTCGCCGCCACGGGTGCGACAATTGCCGCCAGCTACAACATCGAGATGGTGGTTTTCGAACGTCCCGGCGGTGGAGATAACGCCTACTGGCCGGTCAACACGACCGAACCCGATCAGGGCAAGGCGGTAGGCAACATCGCGGACCTCAAAGCCGGCCCGCAATCCCTCGAACCGGTCGCCTATACCTTGCGCCAGAAAGGCATGGTCATACTCGATCACGTTTCCTGGTATCAGGATCCGCGCGGACGCAATAGTCATGATTGGTACACCGTCGAAGGAACCCGTCTTAACGGCCTGGTCCGCGTCACCGAGGGGCGCGATCTGCATCTCGATACAGACCTTGTGTTGCGCGACGCTTTTTCATCCCGCACCTACCGGGTCACGCAACATCGCCGCCTGCGCACCGGCGAGCTGCACTACCTGGACCACCCTCGCCTCGGCATCATCGTGCGCGCCGTGAAAATTGAACAAAGCGCCACCTCGGTCAACCGCGACCTCGACACCGGCGAACCCAGGCCCGCAGAGCCTCGAAGCTAA
- a CDS encoding acyltransferase family protein, with amino-acid sequence MAHVAETTAFRPDIQGLRAVAVMLVVVYHSGLGVLSGGYIGVDVFFVISGYLITGLLCRELDRSNRVDLKAFYARRIRRLLPAASLVVVATVLIAWNLYGPLEFKTFSASAIATALYVSNGWFAHESTDYLAEGTDANPLLHTWSLSVEEQFYLIWPLLFVLAARSPAGAERTQRLWLLMVSLFVVSFVSAIWLTAHNQPWAFFGSPTRAWEFAAGGMIAMWPVRRQFAPRVAAIAGGLGLLLIAVASVQYDKNTVFPGWAAVMPVVGAVLVIAAAHHAQPVGVSRLLAARPMRYIGDISYSLYLWHWPVFVFMAFAVDQVGPMHSLFGILLSIGLAALTYVLVENPFRFGHATLRRAGVSLAFGVLVSVSTTSLAYTFRYIANDALQDDPQRRYLSAVEDVPKVYANGCHADFAQVETPECVFGDADADFTVVLFGDSHAAQWFPALESLAKKNRWRLVSLTKSACPSFLFEPYSGSPNATYEECTAWREQSFDRIGRIHPDVTIIASSSRYEIKGAETAAQEGRLMAEGIEKSLARLNGTTGQIIVMRDTPELDFNAPTCLSMANWKDRDADQSCALNPPDQIEDFIRQVDKRTIEKHDDIHLIDMTEAICPSGEACVVDDGGFVMYRDRSHLTASFSRKLADDLGDRLSAVLPPEMIE; translated from the coding sequence GTGGCGCACGTAGCTGAGACAACGGCCTTCAGGCCCGACATTCAAGGTCTGCGCGCCGTCGCGGTGATGCTCGTGGTGGTTTACCACAGCGGGTTGGGCGTATTGTCGGGCGGATACATCGGCGTCGACGTGTTCTTCGTGATCTCCGGCTACCTGATCACCGGGCTGTTGTGTCGTGAGTTGGACCGATCAAATCGCGTCGACCTCAAGGCATTCTATGCGCGACGGATCAGGCGTCTGCTACCGGCGGCCTCGCTGGTGGTGGTGGCGACGGTACTGATCGCATGGAATCTGTATGGGCCGCTGGAGTTCAAGACGTTCTCAGCATCCGCCATCGCGACGGCTCTGTACGTCAGCAACGGCTGGTTCGCCCATGAGTCGACGGATTATCTGGCCGAGGGCACCGACGCCAATCCGTTGCTGCACACCTGGTCGTTGTCGGTCGAAGAACAGTTCTACCTGATCTGGCCATTGTTGTTCGTGCTGGCGGCACGGTCGCCGGCAGGCGCAGAACGCACTCAGCGTCTGTGGTTGCTGATGGTGTCGTTGTTCGTCGTCTCTTTCGTGAGTGCGATCTGGTTGACTGCCCACAATCAGCCTTGGGCCTTTTTTGGTTCGCCGACACGCGCCTGGGAGTTTGCCGCCGGCGGCATGATCGCCATGTGGCCGGTCCGCAGACAGTTCGCGCCACGCGTGGCGGCGATTGCAGGAGGGCTCGGCCTGTTGCTGATCGCCGTGGCGAGCGTGCAATACGACAAGAATACGGTGTTCCCCGGCTGGGCGGCGGTAATGCCGGTTGTCGGTGCTGTGTTGGTCATCGCCGCTGCGCACCATGCACAGCCGGTCGGTGTCAGCCGCCTGCTGGCAGCCAGGCCGATGCGATACATCGGGGATATCTCGTACTCGCTCTATCTGTGGCATTGGCCGGTGTTCGTCTTCATGGCGTTTGCCGTCGATCAGGTTGGACCGATGCATAGCCTGTTCGGCATCCTGCTGTCTATCGGCCTGGCCGCCTTGACCTATGTACTGGTTGAGAATCCGTTCCGTTTCGGGCATGCCACGTTGCGACGTGCCGGGGTATCACTGGCTTTCGGTGTACTGGTATCGGTTTCCACGACCAGTCTTGCGTATACCTTTCGCTACATCGCGAACGACGCGCTGCAGGACGATCCGCAGCGGCGATACCTGAGCGCGGTTGAAGACGTACCTAAGGTGTATGCCAATGGCTGTCATGCCGATTTTGCGCAGGTGGAGACGCCTGAATGTGTATTTGGAGACGCCGACGCGGATTTCACTGTCGTGTTGTTCGGCGATTCGCACGCCGCGCAGTGGTTCCCGGCGCTCGAGAGCCTGGCGAAGAAAAACCGGTGGCGACTCGTGTCACTCACCAAGTCGGCCTGTCCATCTTTTCTTTTCGAGCCTTACAGCGGGTCGCCCAACGCTACCTACGAAGAGTGTACTGCTTGGCGTGAGCAGTCGTTTGACCGTATCGGCCGCATTCATCCCGACGTTACGATAATCGCCAGTTCAAGCAGATACGAGATCAAGGGCGCTGAAACTGCTGCGCAGGAAGGCAGGTTGATGGCCGAGGGTATTGAAAAGTCATTGGCACGGCTGAACGGCACAACCGGGCAGATCATCGTCATGCGCGATACGCCGGAACTGGATTTCAATGCGCCGACATGTCTTTCGATGGCAAACTGGAAAGACCGCGACGCCGACCAAAGCTGCGCATTGAACCCGCCGGATCAAATTGAAGATTTCATACGTCAGGTGGACAAGCGCACGATCGAGAAACACGATGACATCCACCTGATCGATATGACGGAGGCGATTTGTCCGTCGGGTGAAGCCTGCGTCGTCGATGATGGCGGCTTCGTGATGTACCGCGATCGAAGTCACCTGACGGCCAGTTTCAGTCGCAAACTGGCGGATGACTTGGGCGACAGGCTGTCTGCCGTACTGCCGCCTGAGATGATCGAGTAG
- a CDS encoding OPT family oligopeptide transporter, which produces MLTPCNVYSGLKIGWSFNVSIIGLLLVAGFWGLLSRFRLARSLDAGEGNIAQTTASSSANIISGGLVAPIPALAMMSGHNLPAGQLIPWVFAVSFLGIWVAWYLRASLIFRSGLPFPTGRATAETLIEIFAKGHEAALKLRVLLSATVIAGGLKWLDTGLFPLPRPSFGFILPASGKLSGYAGISAKNLTFTFDPSLMLAGFGAIIGFRAGVSLLLGAVIAWGVLGPIGVNQGFIAAGDADLDASWFADMIEWLLWPGVALMVGSALTRFALQAIDKKHPEPSDQPYENDGAGALRLFGLVIAGAVVVVLQVVIFDIHWLIAALAVPIAFLLAMVASRVVGETGIPPIGAIGKVSQLSTGAMAPTETTANLIGANVAGGAAGQSADLLNDLKVGQMIGAAPRPQIVAQFFGIVTGSVVGSFVYLQLIPDPTSMLISEAWPAPAVATWKVVAETLSNGFGALPSSALYAAATGGVAGAFGAWLQHRHSPRWLPNMPALGLAMVIPASIAFTMFFGSLIAKLLERYQPTLAQRFLIAVASGLIAGESLTGVLRALLGIVA; this is translated from the coding sequence GTGCTGACTCCCTGCAACGTCTATTCAGGTTTGAAGATCGGTTGGTCGTTCAACGTGTCGATCATCGGTCTGTTGCTGGTGGCCGGGTTCTGGGGCTTGCTGTCGCGCTTCCGCTTGGCGCGCTCGCTGGATGCCGGCGAAGGCAACATCGCGCAAACAACGGCCTCGTCGTCGGCCAATATCATCTCCGGCGGACTGGTCGCTCCCATTCCTGCACTGGCCATGATGTCGGGTCACAACCTACCCGCGGGTCAATTGATACCCTGGGTGTTTGCTGTCAGTTTTCTCGGCATCTGGGTCGCTTGGTATCTGCGCGCATCATTGATATTCCGCTCCGGCCTACCGTTTCCGACCGGCCGAGCGACCGCCGAGACCCTGATCGAAATCTTTGCCAAGGGCCATGAGGCCGCCCTGAAACTACGGGTGTTGTTGAGCGCAACCGTTATCGCCGGCGGGCTGAAATGGCTGGATACCGGACTGTTCCCGCTGCCTCGACCCAGTTTCGGCTTCATCCTGCCGGCCAGCGGCAAGTTGTCAGGCTATGCCGGCATCAGTGCGAAGAACCTGACATTTACCTTCGATCCCTCGCTGATGCTGGCCGGGTTCGGCGCCATCATCGGCTTTCGCGCAGGCGTTTCACTGTTGTTGGGCGCCGTCATTGCCTGGGGCGTGCTCGGACCGATCGGCGTGAACCAGGGTTTTATTGCCGCCGGTGATGCCGACCTCGACGCAAGCTGGTTTGCCGACATGATCGAGTGGTTGCTGTGGCCAGGTGTCGCGTTGATGGTCGGGTCCGCCTTGACCCGGTTTGCCCTGCAAGCCATCGACAAGAAACACCCCGAGCCCAGCGATCAGCCTTATGAAAACGATGGCGCCGGCGCATTGCGGCTGTTCGGGTTGGTAATCGCCGGCGCCGTGGTTGTGGTCCTCCAGGTCGTGATCTTCGACATTCACTGGCTGATCGCCGCCCTGGCCGTGCCGATCGCGTTCCTGCTCGCGATGGTTGCTTCGCGCGTGGTCGGTGAAACCGGCATTCCGCCTATCGGCGCCATCGGCAAGGTGTCGCAGCTCAGCACCGGGGCCATGGCGCCAACCGAAACTACCGCGAACCTGATCGGCGCCAACGTGGCTGGCGGCGCGGCCGGGCAAAGTGCCGACCTGTTGAACGATCTAAAAGTCGGCCAGATGATCGGTGCTGCGCCCCGACCTCAGATCGTGGCGCAGTTTTTCGGGATCGTGACCGGAAGTGTCGTCGGCAGTTTTGTGTATCTGCAATTGATACCCGATCCGACCAGTATGCTGATCTCAGAGGCATGGCCCGCGCCGGCGGTGGCGACCTGGAAGGTAGTCGCAGAAACCCTCAGCAACGGCTTCGGCGCGCTCCCATCCAGCGCCTTGTACGCGGCCGCAACTGGCGGCGTAGCCGGTGCATTCGGCGCCTGGTTGCAACACCGTCATTCGCCACGCTGGTTACCGAATATGCCGGCACTCGGCCTGGCCATGGTCATTCCCGCCTCGATTGCCTTCACTATGTTTTTCGGCAGCCTGATTGCGAAACTGCTCGAGCGTTACCAACCCACCCTCGCGCAGCGCTTCCTGATCGCCGTCGCCTCGGGGCTGATTGCAGGGGAAAGTCTCACCGGTGTGCTCAGGGCACTGTTGGGCATCGTGGCGTAG
- a CDS encoding carbonic anhydrase, which yields MILSVIAIAIATVIWIKTRLANRRLFDSQFSWRNATPQVLRPGVQGAHSAAFWWRQVRDCERATVEWRERKMLTKALVGLLMAGAFLASGAMAESPVVGDRAHAALLYVLENNAQFASSHGSDYYARFTDKQEPLVTMVSCSDSRVHLHAVDPTPDNDVFVIRNIGNQFATAQGSVEYGVHHLHTPLLMFVGHSACGAVTAAVSDYSGESPAIKRELDTIDVAKGAEVKREIVANVNHQVAAALQRFEQEVAAGTLAVVGVIYDFRNDYEMGQGQLIVVNINGETDPEILRKSGMLQGAGAAKILDASRLSD from the coding sequence ATGATCCTATCCGTGATCGCGATCGCGATCGCGACCGTGATATGGATCAAGACCAGATTGGCAAATAGGAGGTTGTTTGATTCGCAGTTTTCATGGCGGAATGCAACACCGCAAGTATTGCGGCCGGGTGTGCAAGGTGCGCACTCGGCGGCTTTTTGGTGGCGCCAAGTACGTGACTGTGAAAGAGCAACCGTTGAGTGGAGGGAACGGAAGATGTTAACCAAAGCTTTAGTTGGTCTGTTGATGGCCGGTGCGTTCCTGGCGAGCGGAGCGATGGCCGAATCGCCCGTGGTTGGCGACCGAGCCCATGCGGCGTTGCTGTACGTGCTGGAAAACAATGCACAGTTTGCTTCGTCGCACGGTTCTGACTATTACGCGAGGTTCACCGACAAGCAAGAGCCGCTGGTTACGATGGTGTCGTGTTCGGACTCGCGCGTTCACCTGCATGCCGTCGATCCGACGCCGGACAACGATGTGTTTGTGATCAGAAACATCGGCAACCAGTTTGCCACTGCACAGGGTTCCGTCGAATACGGTGTGCACCATCTGCATACGCCGTTGTTGATGTTCGTCGGTCATTCTGCTTGCGGCGCGGTGACCGCCGCAGTCAGCGACTATTCGGGTGAATCGCCGGCGATCAAACGCGAACTGGACACTATCGATGTCGCCAAAGGCGCTGAGGTCAAGCGTGAAATCGTCGCCAACGTGAATCACCAGGTTGCGGCGGCGTTGCAGCGATTCGAGCAAGAGGTTGCTGCGGGTACGCTGGCGGTGGTGGGCGTCATTTATGATTTTCGCAATGACTATGAAATGGGACAGGGGCAGCTCATTGTCGTGAATATCAACGGTGAAACGGATCCTGAGATCTTGCGAAAGTCGGGGATGCTGCAGGGTGCAGGCGCCGCCAAGATCTTGGATGCGTCGCGACTGTCCGATTGA
- a CDS encoding SGNH/GDSL hydrolase family protein, with protein MSIRKFACGAALWLGLSATAFAGVFHNYSSFVVLGDSLSDMGNLQDLTEQLTALGLPPGRPIPGDDYYEGRFSNGPVYVDYLADELGLPIERLAAPYVFVPWTPNPVAGTNFAYGGARTDSHRLPLPIGLNGQVGAYLAGTSMSGGIDPNALHLVWAGANNIQDAMGLQNDNPLEVLAALADPATANALVTSAATDVVNAVGALALSGAQHIFVPNQTSWLSVPATVEMVAMLDPTTATQFQVRAENLVELFNQVLAAGLNNLQMALPTLDLIPFDVNSLFDELVANPSAFGFDVVGTSCYDGPDLTFEGGGTVCADPDSYVFWDRIHPTTAAHLLLAERYADALWQVPVPGSVILLATGVVLLRKKLLRSEQPALSPLVA; from the coding sequence ATGAGCATCAGGAAATTTGCGTGTGGAGCAGCACTCTGGCTCGGCTTGTCGGCCACGGCGTTTGCCGGTGTGTTTCACAACTACAGTAGCTTTGTCGTACTTGGCGATAGTCTGTCCGATATGGGCAATCTGCAGGATCTGACAGAGCAACTTACTGCCCTGGGCTTGCCGCCGGGACGACCGATACCGGGCGACGACTACTACGAAGGTCGCTTCAGCAACGGGCCCGTGTATGTCGATTACCTCGCCGACGAGCTTGGTCTGCCGATCGAGCGACTCGCAGCCCCTTATGTGTTCGTGCCTTGGACGCCAAACCCGGTTGCGGGTACCAATTTCGCCTACGGCGGCGCGCGTACCGACAGCCATCGCCTACCGCTGCCGATCGGGCTGAACGGACAGGTCGGCGCCTACCTGGCTGGCACCTCGATGTCTGGCGGCATCGACCCGAATGCATTGCACCTGGTTTGGGCGGGCGCCAACAACATCCAGGACGCGATGGGCTTGCAGAATGACAACCCGCTGGAAGTGCTGGCCGCACTCGCAGACCCGGCGACGGCCAACGCGCTGGTGACGTCGGCGGCGACCGACGTCGTCAATGCGGTGGGCGCGCTCGCGCTGTCGGGTGCCCAGCATATCTTCGTCCCGAACCAGACGAGCTGGTTGAGTGTGCCGGCGACGGTAGAGATGGTGGCGATGCTGGATCCGACGACTGCCACACAGTTTCAGGTGCGCGCCGAAAATCTGGTCGAATTGTTCAACCAGGTACTTGCTGCCGGCCTGAACAATCTGCAGATGGCGCTGCCGACGCTCGATCTGATTCCGTTCGATGTGAACTCGCTGTTTGACGAGTTGGTGGCAAATCCATCGGCGTTCGGCTTCGACGTGGTGGGCACGTCGTGCTACGACGGTCCGGACCTGACGTTTGAAGGCGGCGGTACCGTGTGTGCCGATCCGGACAGCTATGTATTCTGGGATCGCATCCACCCGACGACGGCGGCTCACCTGCTGCTGGCCGAGCGCTATGCCGATGCACTTTGGCAGGTGCCGGTCCCTGGTTCGGTTATTCTGCTGGCGACAGGTGTCGTGCTGTTGCGAAAGAAGCTTTTGCGCAGTGAACAGCCGGCGCTGTCACCGCTGGTCGCATGA
- a CDS encoding heme-binding protein: protein MLTKPENFEFYRSNARKIKVAESGDPELGPLKNLPGTWKNTGPFNGRGWNLIALPFVQEGQRRNYRLLMNQYNEELKFNFVDDMVPNRGIVRVPQADNADQLVVALDYQQKIDQIAAADLPESGLQGEAGLPIHHEPGLFLHMRNRQTDNFDVARLATIPHGNAATAIGRSVSFDGPPVIPFFSGFPIGVSDDIENAVANASDDNAYLNPYFVFTASPFQGILEGTDFPGFSPANPNNLLKIGIPDNVKRTTVLDLSTDAQEGGIRNIPFIEKQADAAFMRSIFWVMELDELDDKGNAKMLLAYTQFIFLDFFPRFDGEPGLIRWPHVSINMMEKVAPPSASDPYLSTSS from the coding sequence ATGCTGACCAAACCGGAAAATTTCGAGTTCTACCGTAGTAATGCGCGCAAGATCAAAGTCGCCGAATCGGGCGACCCTGAGCTCGGGCCACTGAAAAACCTGCCCGGCACCTGGAAGAACACCGGGCCGTTCAATGGCCGCGGCTGGAACCTGATTGCACTGCCGTTCGTGCAGGAAGGCCAACGGCGCAACTATCGCCTGTTGATGAACCAGTACAACGAAGAGCTCAAGTTCAATTTCGTTGACGATATGGTGCCCAACCGCGGCATAGTACGGGTGCCCCAGGCCGACAATGCCGACCAACTCGTCGTCGCACTCGACTACCAACAAAAGATCGATCAGATCGCCGCTGCCGATCTACCGGAAAGCGGGCTGCAGGGTGAAGCCGGCCTGCCGATTCACCACGAGCCCGGCCTGTTTCTGCACATGCGCAACCGGCAGACAGACAACTTCGATGTCGCCCGCCTTGCCACCATTCCGCACGGCAACGCGGCCACCGCCATCGGCCGTTCGGTATCGTTCGACGGCCCGCCGGTGATTCCGTTCTTCAGCGGCTTCCCGATCGGCGTCTCCGACGACATCGAGAATGCCGTGGCCAACGCCTCGGATGACAACGCGTACCTGAACCCCTACTTCGTGTTCACCGCCAGCCCGTTCCAGGGGATTCTCGAAGGCACCGACTTCCCGGGCTTCAGCCCGGCGAACCCGAACAACCTGCTGAAAATCGGTATTCCCGACAACGTCAAGCGTACCACCGTGCTCGACCTGAGCACCGATGCGCAGGAAGGCGGTATCCGCAATATCCCGTTCATCGAGAAGCAGGCAGATGCCGCCTTTATGCGGTCGATCTTCTGGGTGATGGAACTCGATGAACTCGATGACAAGGGCAACGCCAAGATGCTGTTGGCCTACACGCAGTTCATCTTCCTCGACTTCTTCCCGCGCTTCGACGGCGAACCCGGCCTGATCCGCTGGCCGCACGTGTCGATCAATATGATGGAGAAAGTCGCACCACCGTCCGCAAGCGACCCCTATCTCTCGACGTCCTCCTAA